Proteins co-encoded in one Acidovorax sp. 69 genomic window:
- a CDS encoding acyl-CoA-binding protein has product MADLTATFEAAVANSKNLSERPDNATLLKIYALYKQATAGDNAEKKPSFSDMVGRAKWDAWEKLKGTGADEAKQLYVDLIASLS; this is encoded by the coding sequence ATGGCCGATCTGACCGCCACCTTCGAAGCCGCTGTGGCCAATTCCAAGAATCTCAGTGAGCGTCCCGACAACGCCACGCTGCTCAAGATCTACGCGCTTTACAAGCAGGCCACTGCGGGCGACAACGCCGAGAAGAAGCCCAGCTTCTCCGACATGGTGGGTCGCGCCAAGTGGGACGCCTGGGAAAAGCTCAAGGGTACGGGCGCCGACGAGGCCAAGCAGCTGTACGTGGATTTGATTGCTTCGCTGAGCTGA
- a CDS encoding ABC transporter substrate-binding protein, whose product MNQAVLGRRQFSVGLGAVALGSFQVAHAQSEGRIVLGQSAAFTGPAAQLGVQFNQGAKLFFDQLNAQGGVGKRQIEIRTMDDGYEPDRCAENTRKLIADDVFALFGYIGTPTSLAAMPLFTKEKVPFFGPFTGAEALRQPFNRLIFHVRASYYDETALIVRQLTNLGLKKIAVFYQNDAYGKAGLDGVTRALAELKLAPVATATVERNSTDVKAAVDKLVPAMPDAVVQIAAYSGSAAFVRAARKAGFGGTFYNVSFVGTQALADELGKDGAGVVVSQVVPSPYQPSRQITREFLEAIKKGGDKVQPNYSSMEGYLAARVFAEGLRQAQASGKITRESFIAGTEAIGSQVISGFPVSFSATSHAASKFVEVSMLTGDGRVRT is encoded by the coding sequence ATGAACCAAGCGGTATTGGGGCGCAGGCAGTTTTCCGTGGGCTTGGGTGCTGTGGCGCTGGGGAGTTTCCAAGTAGCGCATGCCCAAAGCGAAGGGCGCATTGTGCTGGGACAATCGGCCGCCTTCACGGGCCCTGCCGCCCAGCTTGGCGTGCAGTTCAACCAAGGGGCCAAACTGTTTTTTGATCAGCTCAATGCCCAGGGGGGCGTGGGCAAGCGGCAGATCGAAATCCGCACCATGGACGATGGGTATGAGCCGGATCGTTGCGCGGAGAACACCCGCAAGCTCATTGCGGACGATGTGTTTGCCCTGTTTGGCTATATCGGGACCCCCACCAGCCTGGCTGCAATGCCGCTGTTTACCAAGGAGAAGGTGCCGTTTTTCGGCCCCTTCACCGGCGCCGAAGCGCTGCGCCAGCCATTCAATCGGTTGATTTTTCATGTGCGGGCCTCGTACTACGACGAGACCGCGCTCATCGTGCGCCAGCTCACCAACCTGGGGCTCAAGAAGATCGCGGTGTTCTATCAGAACGACGCGTATGGCAAGGCGGGGCTCGACGGGGTGACACGGGCACTGGCCGAGCTCAAACTGGCGCCGGTGGCCACGGCCACGGTGGAGCGCAACTCCACCGACGTGAAAGCGGCCGTGGACAAGCTGGTGCCCGCCATGCCCGATGCCGTGGTGCAGATTGCGGCCTACTCCGGCAGCGCAGCTTTTGTGCGCGCGGCCCGCAAGGCGGGGTTTGGCGGCACGTTCTATAACGTGTCGTTTGTGGGCACGCAGGCACTGGCCGATGAACTGGGCAAGGATGGTGCGGGCGTGGTGGTGTCGCAGGTGGTGCCCTCGCCCTACCAGCCCTCGCGCCAGATCACGCGCGAGTTTCTGGAGGCCATCAAGAAGGGGGGCGACAAGGTGCAGCCCAACTATTCGAGCATGGAGGGCTATCTGGCTGCACGCGTTTTTGCCGAAGGCCTGCGCCAGGCCCAGGCCAGTGGAAAGATCACGCGCGAGAGTTTCATCGCGGGCACCGAGGCGATCGGCAGCCAGGTGATCTCTGGTTTTCCGGTGTCGTTCAGCGCCACCAGCCATGCGGCGTCTAAGTTTGTCGAGGTGTCGATGCTGACCGGGGACGGGCGCGTGCGCACCTGA
- a CDS encoding M20 aminoacylase family protein, giving the protein MNVIDSIVTQAASIAAVRRDIHAHPELCFEEVRTADVVAQKLTEWGIPIHRGLGKTGVVGIVKGRDGGASGRAIGLRADMDALPMQEFNTFAHASVHKGKMHACGHDGHVAMLLAAAQHFAKHRDFDGTVYLIFQPAEEGGGGARVMIEDGLFEQFPMQAVYGMHNWPGMPVGTFAVSPGPVMASTSEFKITLRGKGGHAALPHTGIDPVPIACQMVQTFQTIISRNKKPVDAGVISVTMIHAGEATNVVPDSVELQGTVRTFTVEVLDLIEKRMRQVAEHTCAAHDATCEFEFVRNYPPTINSPAEAEFARKVMTTIVGEERVLAQEPTMGAEDFAYMLQAKPGAYCFIANGDGTHREMGHGGGPCMLHNPSYDFNDDLIPLGATYWVKLAEEWLAQPSSAA; this is encoded by the coding sequence ATGAACGTTATCGACTCCATCGTCACCCAGGCGGCCAGTATTGCAGCAGTGCGCCGGGACATTCACGCCCACCCCGAGCTGTGCTTCGAAGAGGTGCGCACCGCCGACGTGGTGGCCCAAAAGCTCACCGAATGGGGGATTCCCATCCACCGGGGGCTGGGCAAGACGGGCGTGGTGGGCATCGTCAAGGGCCGCGACGGCGGCGCCAGCGGCCGTGCCATTGGCTTGCGTGCCGACATGGATGCCTTGCCCATGCAGGAGTTCAACACCTTCGCCCACGCCAGCGTTCACAAAGGCAAGATGCACGCCTGCGGCCATGACGGCCATGTGGCGATGCTGCTGGCGGCAGCCCAGCACTTCGCCAAGCACCGCGACTTTGATGGCACCGTGTACCTGATCTTCCAGCCTGCGGAAGAGGGCGGCGGCGGTGCCCGCGTGATGATCGAAGACGGCCTGTTCGAGCAGTTTCCCATGCAGGCTGTGTATGGCATGCACAACTGGCCCGGCATGCCGGTGGGCACGTTTGCCGTGAGCCCCGGCCCGGTGATGGCGTCGACCAGCGAGTTCAAGATCACGCTGCGCGGCAAGGGTGGCCACGCCGCGTTGCCGCACACCGGCATTGACCCGGTGCCGATTGCCTGCCAGATGGTGCAGACCTTCCAGACCATCATCAGCCGCAACAAGAAGCCGGTGGACGCGGGCGTGATCTCGGTCACCATGATCCATGCGGGTGAGGCCACCAACGTGGTGCCCGACAGCGTAGAGCTGCAGGGCACGGTGCGCACCTTCACTGTGGAGGTGCTCGATCTGATCGAAAAGCGCATGCGCCAGGTGGCCGAGCACACCTGCGCTGCACACGACGCCACCTGCGAATTCGAGTTCGTGCGCAACTACCCGCCCACCATCAACTCGCCCGCCGAGGCCGAGTTTGCCCGCAAGGTCATGACCACCATCGTGGGCGAAGAGCGCGTGCTGGCGCAAGAGCCCACCATGGGCGCCGAAGACTTTGCCTACATGCTGCAGGCCAAGCCCGGCGCGTATTGCTTCATCGCCAATGGCGACGGAACCCACCGCGAGATGGGCCATGGCGGCGGGCCCTGCATGCTGCACAACCCCAGCTACGACTTCAACGACGACCTGATCCCGCTGGGGGCCACTTACTGGGTCAAGCTGGCCGAAGAGTGGCTGGCCCAGCCCTCCAGCGCGGCTTGA
- a CDS encoding M14 family metallopeptidase has protein sequence MIGVVEAFSPSYAQARKKFLEAAATAGLPIESHAHPLKGRDGEDLAMDVVRDGPADAKKLLVVSSACHGVEGYCGSGVQVFSLHDAEWRAKARDAGVATLYIHALNPYGFSHVRRFTHENVDLNRNFQDFTKPLPVNAAYREVQPLLLPGQWPPGPDNQAAVQQYIATKGEAAWQAAISQGQHEFPQGVFFGGTEPTWSNRTLRQVLRQHGTGASHIAWIDLHTGLGPSGHGERIYAGNDDSVAVARARAWWDGGGATPVTSIYDGSSTSAFLTGLMWTSIYDECPHAEYTGIAMEYGTVPVLDVMNAIRAEQWLNLHPDTPADKTAQIKAQMLAAFYTDTPEWKGQIISQARQSMFQAVDGLAGKI, from the coding sequence ATGATCGGTGTCGTTGAAGCCTTCTCGCCCAGTTACGCCCAGGCCCGTAAAAAGTTTCTAGAGGCTGCGGCCACCGCGGGTCTGCCCATCGAGTCGCATGCCCATCCGCTCAAGGGCCGCGATGGCGAAGACCTGGCCATGGACGTGGTACGCGACGGCCCCGCCGATGCCAAGAAGCTGCTCGTCGTGAGCAGCGCCTGCCATGGCGTAGAGGGCTACTGCGGCAGTGGCGTGCAGGTGTTTTCGTTGCACGATGCCGAGTGGCGCGCCAAGGCGCGCGATGCCGGTGTGGCGACGCTCTACATCCATGCACTGAACCCGTATGGCTTCTCGCATGTGCGCCGCTTTACGCACGAGAACGTGGACCTGAACCGCAACTTCCAGGATTTCACCAAGCCCCTGCCCGTGAACGCCGCCTACCGCGAGGTGCAGCCCCTGCTGCTGCCCGGGCAATGGCCACCCGGCCCCGACAACCAGGCGGCCGTGCAGCAGTACATCGCCACCAAGGGCGAGGCCGCATGGCAGGCCGCCATCTCGCAAGGCCAGCATGAGTTTCCACAGGGCGTGTTCTTTGGTGGCACCGAGCCCACCTGGAGCAACCGCACGCTGCGCCAGGTGCTGCGCCAGCATGGCACGGGGGCGTCGCACATTGCGTGGATCGACCTGCACACCGGCCTGGGCCCCAGCGGCCATGGCGAACGCATCTACGCCGGCAACGACGACTCCGTGGCCGTGGCCCGCGCGCGCGCCTGGTGGGACGGTGGCGGCGCCACGCCGGTCACCTCCATCTATGACGGCTCGTCCACCTCGGCCTTCCTTACCGGCCTGATGTGGACCTCCATCTACGATGAATGCCCCCACGCGGAGTACACCGGAATCGCCATGGAGTACGGCACCGTGCCCGTGCTCGACGTGATGAATGCGATCCGTGCCGAGCAGTGGCTGAACCTGCATCCCGACACACCCGCTGACAAGACCGCGCAGATCAAGGCGCAGATGCTGGCGGCGTTCTACACGGATACGCCCGAGTGGAAGGGCCAGATCATCAGCCAGGCGCGGCAGTCGATGTTCCAGGCGGTGGATGGTTTGGCGGGGAAAATTTGA
- a CDS encoding TetR/AcrR family transcriptional regulator → MIPLPSPAWKDLPARDRLLLTAHALFYRDGIRATGIDRVIAESGVTKVTFYRHFPSKNDLICAYLEYRHAGWIAWFAAALERHGGASGMDALVATLSEWFGRDDFRGCAFINSVGEVGSTVPEVVAIAQRHKREMTDLVATLLPPGVQRARDAEAVTLVVEGAIVRVQMGEPVKAVLGSVARLLEGLAPQP, encoded by the coding sequence ATGATCCCCTTGCCATCGCCTGCCTGGAAAGACTTGCCCGCCCGCGACCGCCTGCTGCTGACCGCGCACGCACTTTTTTACCGCGACGGTATTCGTGCCACGGGCATCGACCGCGTGATCGCCGAGTCGGGGGTGACCAAGGTCACCTTCTATCGGCATTTCCCCAGCAAAAACGATCTCATCTGCGCCTACCTCGAATACCGCCATGCGGGCTGGATCGCCTGGTTTGCTGCGGCCCTGGAGCGGCATGGTGGCGCATCCGGCATGGATGCGCTGGTTGCCACGCTGTCCGAATGGTTTGGCCGCGATGACTTCAGGGGCTGTGCCTTCATCAACAGCGTGGGTGAGGTGGGCAGCACGGTGCCCGAGGTGGTGGCGATTGCGCAGCGCCACAAACGGGAGATGACCGACCTGGTGGCCACCCTGCTGCCCCCTGGCGTGCAGCGGGCGCGCGACGCCGAGGCCGTAACCCTGGTGGTGGAGGGCGCCATCGTGCGGGTGCAGATGGGCGAGCCTGTGAAGGCGGTGCTGGGCAGCGTGGCGCGGCTGCTGGAGGGTCTTGCACCGCAGCCGTAG
- a CDS encoding wax ester/triacylglycerol synthase family O-acyltransferase, with product MVTRIPAPSAAVSESATPALRKVRTQAPDVARRAAQALPPAARKAATVVQKNVRRAATGMLGLSGERMSKVDTAWLRMDSHSNLMMINGVWTLSPGVTWEVLSERVQQRLLQYPRFHQRVVEDAAGATWVEDRDFDIAAHVLREKLPHHPGRSMQRALQDRVGELAMQPLDGRRPLWQMHLIEDFVGDDGQPGSALIVRIHHCIADGIALISVTMSLVDGGSEPPKRKPRADKDTATGEDWIADALIKPFTDMTVKALDLAGDGAAKSFKMLGDPEKTMHHGLAGTMDMARVAYQLVSDAAALALMPDDSPTRLKGQPGSAKRVAWCPPIPLEEVKAIGKALNCSINDVLLSCVAGAIGGYLRNQGDDPTGQEIRAMIPVNLRPMEEAWKLGNRFGLVPLVLPIGVANPVERVYEVRKRMNALKGSTQPILAFAMLAVAGLMIKPAQDALLNLFGRKTTAVMTNVPGPKEQLTLCGSRVTQCMFWVPQSGDIGLGVSILSYGGGVQFGVITDTTLCPEPQQIIDAFAPEFDQLSLLTLMLPWGK from the coding sequence ATGGTGACCCGCATTCCAGCCCCCAGCGCCGCTGTCTCCGAAAGCGCTACCCCTGCCTTGCGCAAGGTCCGCACCCAGGCCCCCGATGTGGCGCGCCGTGCAGCACAGGCCCTGCCGCCCGCAGCCCGCAAAGCAGCCACCGTGGTGCAGAAGAACGTGCGCCGCGCCGCCACCGGCATGCTGGGCCTCTCGGGCGAGCGCATGAGCAAGGTCGATACGGCCTGGCTGCGCATGGACTCGCACAGCAACCTGATGATGATCAACGGGGTCTGGACCCTGTCGCCAGGCGTCACCTGGGAAGTGCTGAGCGAGCGCGTGCAGCAGCGCCTGCTGCAGTACCCGCGTTTTCACCAACGTGTGGTGGAAGACGCGGCAGGTGCCACCTGGGTCGAAGACCGCGACTTCGACATCGCCGCGCATGTGCTGCGCGAGAAGCTACCGCACCACCCTGGCCGCAGCATGCAGCGCGCGTTGCAGGACCGCGTGGGCGAACTTGCCATGCAGCCACTGGATGGACGCCGCCCCTTGTGGCAGATGCACCTGATCGAAGACTTCGTGGGCGACGACGGCCAGCCGGGCAGCGCGCTCATCGTACGCATCCACCACTGCATTGCCGATGGCATTGCACTGATCTCGGTGACCATGTCGCTGGTGGACGGTGGCTCGGAGCCGCCCAAACGCAAACCGCGCGCAGACAAGGACACCGCCACGGGCGAAGACTGGATTGCCGACGCGCTCATCAAGCCCTTTACGGACATGACCGTGAAGGCGCTCGACCTGGCCGGCGACGGCGCCGCAAAATCATTCAAGATGCTGGGCGACCCCGAGAAAACCATGCACCACGGACTGGCGGGCACGATGGACATGGCCCGCGTAGCGTACCAATTGGTGAGCGATGCAGCGGCGCTCGCACTGATGCCTGACGATTCCCCCACGCGTCTGAAAGGCCAGCCCGGCAGCGCCAAGCGCGTGGCCTGGTGCCCACCCATACCGCTGGAAGAGGTCAAAGCCATCGGCAAGGCCCTCAACTGCTCGATCAACGATGTGCTGCTGTCCTGCGTGGCGGGTGCCATCGGCGGCTACCTGCGCAACCAGGGCGACGACCCTACGGGCCAGGAAATTCGCGCCATGATCCCGGTCAACCTGCGCCCCATGGAGGAGGCCTGGAAGCTGGGCAACCGCTTTGGACTGGTGCCGCTGGTGCTGCCGATTGGTGTGGCCAACCCCGTAGAGCGCGTGTACGAGGTGCGCAAGCGCATGAACGCGCTCAAGGGCAGCACCCAGCCCATCCTGGCGTTTGCCATGCTGGCCGTGGCGGGCCTGATGATCAAGCCCGCGCAGGACGCGCTGCTCAACCTCTTTGGCCGCAAGACCACGGCAGTCATGACCAACGTGCCCGGCCCCAAGGAGCAGCTCACGCTGTGCGGCTCACGCGTCACGCAGTGCATGTTCTGGGTGCCGCAGTCGGGCGACATTGGCCTGGGGGTCTCCATCCTCAGCTATGGCGGCGGCGTGCAGTTTGGCGTGATCACCGACACCACGCTGTGCCCTGAGCCCCAGCAGATCATCGACGCCTTTGCGCCCGAGTTCGACCAGCTGTCGCTGCTCACGCTGATGCTGCCCTGGGGCAAGTGA
- a CDS encoding LysR family transcriptional regulator: protein MIERSLDLDAVEAFVRIAELGSFTRAAEAMGSVQAAMSLKLKRLEDRLGCRLIERTPRHVQLSARGAAFLEHARELLAVHDRALATFAHARQRLTIGISDHVAGPELPALIARMNAQDPQLLIEIRIGSSGDLLQSYDRRELDAVLARMHVGRGDGELLAEEPFGWFAGPGWQHRAGDPLPLATLAEPCGVRAMAAQALDAAGIAWAEVFVGGGVAAVAAAVMAGLGVAALAPRMLPLGAVNVGVRLGLPALPRLPVLLHARAKDGRPHDALVALSAAFRSAVRG from the coding sequence ATGATTGAGCGATCTCTGGATCTGGATGCTGTCGAGGCTTTTGTCCGCATTGCCGAGCTGGGCAGCTTCACGCGGGCCGCCGAAGCCATGGGCTCGGTGCAGGCCGCGATGAGCCTGAAGCTCAAGCGGCTGGAGGACCGGCTGGGCTGCAGGCTCATCGAGCGCACGCCGCGCCACGTACAGCTGTCGGCCAGGGGCGCGGCCTTTCTGGAGCACGCCCGCGAGCTTCTGGCCGTGCACGACCGCGCACTCGCCACCTTCGCCCATGCCCGCCAGCGGTTGACGATCGGCATCAGTGACCATGTGGCGGGGCCAGAGCTGCCTGCGCTGATCGCCCGCATGAACGCGCAGGACCCGCAGTTGCTCATCGAAATCCGCATCGGCTCATCGGGCGACCTGCTGCAAAGCTACGACCGGCGTGAGCTGGATGCCGTGCTGGCCCGCATGCACGTGGGCCGCGGTGATGGCGAGTTGCTGGCCGAGGAACCCTTCGGCTGGTTCGCTGGCCCCGGCTGGCAGCACCGCGCGGGCGATCCCTTGCCCCTGGCCACGCTGGCAGAGCCCTGTGGTGTGCGGGCGATGGCAGCGCAGGCGCTGGACGCTGCGGGCATCGCCTGGGCCGAGGTGTTTGTGGGTGGAGGCGTTGCTGCCGTGGCGGCAGCCGTGATGGCCGGGCTGGGCGTGGCGGCGCTGGCGCCGCGCATGCTTCCGCTGGGGGCGGTGAATGTGGGTGTGCGCCTGGGTCTGCCAGCGCTGCCGCGCCTGCCTGTGCTGCTGCACGCGCGTGCCAAGGACGGCCGGCCACACGATGCGCTCGTGGCTCTGTCGGCGGCCTTCCGCAGCGCGGTGCGGGGCTAG
- a CDS encoding ABC transporter substrate-binding protein, translating into MQFTYSARWARACCALLALVASSIALAQAPAAPIVFGQSVALTGAGAGLAVPFQQGAKLHFDRVNAAGGIGGRPIELVTLDDAGSPEQAAANTQKLLAQNPLALLGYYGSPQVTASYKLIKDSDVLLFAPMAGGDEFRGAVYPNVFTLRPGYAEESVAVMRHAATLGVRKLALLHGADSESLAALESAENTLNGLGANLVFKGSITSPDKALAAKPESLLVIGDARGAATAIRELRAQGFRGPVYGFSNTGESLLAEQLGTAGAGVVVVRGVPRSDNARLAIVRDLQADAAAAKLGKPNVYMLEGYIAARVMTEALRRMGKDITRARLRKTLEGMEELNLGGFRVHFAGDRVASRLLELGLIDGQGRVRE; encoded by the coding sequence ATGCAATTCACATACTCTGCACGGTGGGCGCGCGCTTGCTGCGCCCTGTTGGCGCTGGTGGCCAGTTCCATCGCGCTGGCGCAGGCGCCTGCGGCACCCATCGTGTTCGGACAGTCGGTGGCGCTCACCGGTGCTGGCGCGGGCTTGGCCGTGCCATTCCAGCAGGGCGCCAAGCTCCACTTTGACCGGGTGAATGCCGCTGGCGGCATCGGTGGACGGCCCATTGAGCTGGTCACGCTTGACGATGCAGGCTCGCCCGAGCAGGCAGCGGCCAACACCCAGAAGTTGCTCGCGCAGAATCCGCTGGCGCTGTTGGGCTATTACGGCTCGCCCCAGGTCACGGCCAGCTACAAACTCATCAAGGACAGCGATGTGTTGCTGTTTGCGCCCATGGCAGGGGGCGACGAGTTCCGTGGAGCGGTCTACCCCAACGTGTTCACGTTGCGGCCGGGTTATGCCGAAGAGTCGGTGGCCGTAATGCGCCACGCCGCCACGCTGGGCGTGCGCAAGCTGGCCTTGTTGCACGGGGCCGATAGCGAATCTCTGGCGGCGCTGGAGTCGGCCGAAAATACCCTCAACGGCCTGGGTGCGAACCTGGTGTTCAAGGGGTCGATCACCTCACCCGACAAAGCGCTGGCGGCCAAGCCCGAATCGCTGCTGGTGATTGGCGATGCGCGTGGGGCCGCCACTGCCATCCGGGAGCTGCGCGCACAGGGCTTTCGCGGGCCGGTCTACGGGTTTTCAAACACGGGGGAAAGCCTGCTGGCAGAGCAACTGGGCACGGCGGGCGCAGGCGTTGTGGTGGTGCGGGGCGTGCCCCGCAGCGACAACGCGCGCCTGGCCATCGTGCGCGATCTGCAAGCTGATGCGGCCGCCGCCAAGCTTGGCAAGCCCAACGTCTACATGCTCGAGGGCTACATTGCGGCCCGTGTCATGACCGAGGCGCTGCGCCGCATGGGCAAGGACATCACCCGCGCCCGCCTGCGCAAGACGCTGGAGGGCATGGAGGAACTGAACCTGGGAGGCTTTCGCGTGCACTTTGCGGGAGATCGCGTGGCATCCCGCCTCTTGGAGCTGGGCCTGATCGACGGGCAGGGGCGGGTGCGGGAATAG
- a CDS encoding tautomerase family protein encodes MPLVHIALRAGKPEAYRQAIFDTLYRAMRETFNVPEDDQFMTVTEHEAANFRYSPSYLGVARSDDVVFIQITANNTRSLEQKKALFQRIAQLLGESPGLRPEDVFVNIVEVAKENWSFGHGLAQYA; translated from the coding sequence ATGCCACTCGTTCATATCGCCCTGCGCGCCGGAAAACCCGAGGCCTACCGGCAAGCGATCTTCGACACGCTGTACCGCGCCATGCGCGAGACCTTCAACGTGCCCGAGGACGATCAGTTCATGACCGTCACCGAGCACGAGGCCGCGAACTTCCGCTACAGCCCGTCGTACCTGGGCGTGGCCCGCAGCGACGACGTGGTGTTCATCCAGATCACCGCCAACAACACGCGCAGCCTGGAGCAGAAAAAGGCGCTGTTCCAGCGCATTGCGCAGCTGCTGGGCGAGAGCCCAGGCCTGCGGCCGGAGGATGTGTTCGTCAACATCGTCGAAGTGGCCAAGGAGAACTGGTCCTTCGGTCACGGCCTGGCGCAGTACGCGTGA
- the argE gene encoding acetylornithine deacetylase — MISAHALELAQTLVRMNTVSHNSNLELIHFIRDHLAKLGVKSRLTFNEDKTKANLFATLGEGKPAGVILSGHTDTVPWDGQDWTMDPLSALVKDGNLYGRGSADMKAFIGIAVSQAEQFLNSNAPFAIHYAFSYEEEIGCFGVKELIADLRDASIQPLACIVGEPTSMVPAIAHKGVYRYKCCVRGKEAHSSLTPQSVNAIEMAARVVSRLRDMGEGFEKNEPRFEGFDVPFSTTSVGQFHGGIADNVVPRDAEFRYEFRDLPTANAAQMQAEVVAYAQSLEPAMKKVAPAAGFGFETICEIPSFLGNKDDPVTRLAQELTGEQGTTLVAFGTEAGLFKNAGISTVVCGPGSIQQAHQPDEYVSLEQLARCEAFMQGLARTRTLG, encoded by the coding sequence ATGATTTCTGCCCACGCCCTCGAACTTGCGCAAACCCTGGTGCGCATGAACACCGTCAGCCACAACTCCAACCTGGAGCTGATCCACTTCATCCGCGACCACCTCGCCAAGCTCGGTGTGAAGAGCCGGCTGACCTTCAACGAGGACAAGACCAAGGCCAACCTGTTTGCGACGCTGGGCGAGGGCAAACCCGCCGGCGTGATCCTTTCGGGCCACACTGACACCGTGCCATGGGATGGACAGGACTGGACCATGGACCCACTGAGTGCGCTGGTCAAGGACGGTAATCTGTACGGGCGCGGCAGTGCCGACATGAAGGCCTTCATCGGCATCGCCGTATCGCAGGCCGAGCAGTTTTTGAACAGCAACGCGCCCTTTGCCATCCACTACGCATTCAGCTATGAGGAAGAAATAGGCTGCTTTGGCGTGAAGGAACTCATCGCCGACCTGCGCGATGCCAGCATCCAACCCCTGGCCTGTATCGTGGGCGAACCCACCAGCATGGTGCCCGCCATCGCCCACAAGGGCGTGTACCGCTACAAATGCTGCGTGCGTGGCAAAGAGGCGCACTCGTCCCTCACGCCCCAATCGGTCAACGCCATCGAGATGGCCGCCCGTGTGGTCAGCCGCCTGCGGGACATGGGTGAGGGATTCGAGAAGAACGAGCCCCGGTTTGAAGGCTTTGACGTGCCGTTCTCCACCACCAGCGTGGGCCAGTTCCATGGCGGTATTGCCGACAACGTGGTGCCGCGCGACGCAGAGTTCCGCTACGAGTTCCGCGACCTGCCCACCGCCAATGCAGCGCAGATGCAGGCCGAGGTGGTGGCCTACGCACAGTCGCTGGAGCCTGCCATGAAAAAGGTGGCGCCCGCTGCAGGTTTCGGCTTTGAGACCATCTGCGAGATACCGAGCTTTCTGGGCAACAAGGACGACCCCGTCACGCGCCTGGCGCAAGAACTCACGGGCGAACAAGGCACCACGCTGGTGGCCTTCGGCACCGAAGCAGGGCTGTTCAAAAATGCGGGGATTTCCACCGTGGTGTGTGGCCCCGGCAGTATCCAGCAAGCGCACCAGCCCGACGAGTACGTGAGCCTGGAGCAACTGGCCCGCTGCGAGGCGTTCATGCAGGGACTGGCTCGCACGCGCACGCTGGGCTGA
- a CDS encoding nuclear transport factor 2 family protein — translation MESRPPLPPFSLQTAAQKVRLAEDGWNSRDPTRVALAYTEDTRWRNRAEFPVGRAAAQQFLERKWARELDYRLIKELWAFSSHRIAVRFAYEWHDTAGQWCRSYGNENWEFNDAGLMAVRHASINDLPIAASDRVFFWPLGRRPDDHPGLSELGL, via the coding sequence ATGGAATCCCGCCCTCCTCTTCCGCCCTTTTCCTTGCAAACCGCGGCCCAGAAAGTGCGCCTGGCCGAAGACGGCTGGAACTCGCGCGACCCCACGCGCGTGGCTCTGGCCTACACGGAGGACACACGCTGGCGCAACCGGGCCGAGTTTCCGGTCGGGCGCGCTGCTGCGCAGCAGTTTCTGGAACGCAAGTGGGCGCGCGAACTGGACTATCGGCTCATCAAGGAGCTCTGGGCGTTCAGTAGTCACCGCATCGCCGTGCGGTTTGCCTACGAATGGCATGACACCGCAGGCCAGTGGTGCCGCAGCTATGGCAACGAAAATTGGGAGTTCAACGACGCTGGCCTGATGGCCGTGCGCCACGCGAGCATCAATGATCTGCCCATCGCGGCGTCCGACCGGGTGTTCTTCTGGCCGCTGGGGCGGCGCCCGGATGACCATCCAGGGCTGAGTGAACTGGGGCTGTGA
- a CDS encoding DUF922 domain-containing Zn-dependent protease: MNARATSLGGVLAVLVCGGSAQASVTQEHTLRPYPVRAQPGETLRQALNAATPITVNAQRFHGHTRWDVRWTFRWWREASGRCTLTEVTTRLRTEVQLPELRSATPAQQAVFDRYLPALSRHEQGHVQFGRDAALAIDQGIAALPVAPDCATLEREANALGQRQLRDHAEREKQYDRDTRHGASQGVRLE; the protein is encoded by the coding sequence GTGAATGCGCGCGCGACGAGCCTTGGCGGGGTGCTGGCAGTCCTGGTCTGCGGGGGTTCCGCCCAGGCCTCCGTCACGCAAGAACACACCCTGCGGCCCTACCCCGTGCGCGCCCAGCCTGGCGAGACCTTGCGGCAGGCACTGAATGCTGCCACCCCCATCACGGTCAATGCTCAGCGCTTTCATGGCCACACCCGCTGGGATGTGCGCTGGACCTTTCGCTGGTGGCGTGAGGCCTCGGGCCGCTGCACCCTCACCGAGGTCACCACCCGACTGCGCACCGAGGTTCAATTGCCCGAACTGCGCAGCGCCACCCCCGCCCAGCAAGCGGTGTTCGACCGGTACCTGCCCGCGTTGTCCCGCCACGAACAAGGCCATGTCCAGTTCGGTCGTGACGCGGCGCTGGCGATTGACCAGGGCATTGCTGCGCTGCCCGTAGCGCCAGACTGCGCAACACTGGAGCGCGAAGCCAACGCGCTGGGCCAGCGCCAGCTGCGCGACCATGCCGAGCGCGAGAAGCAGTATGACCGCGACACCCGTCATGGCGCGTCGCAGGGCGTCAGGCTCGAGTGA